A single Sporosarcina sp. FSL W8-0480 DNA region contains:
- a CDS encoding DUF4275 family protein, protein MQNREFRVLEIPKWGRYLRGKWLENFANHLSKQEQKEIDIESFLWHLCSYEKVTCFEREDAIRAFERQIKNRCTIFYQFTNEAFLVQNAKNLKMKDLPYDEWDWNYTDIYVMDWENKWTFVITHETDIGLGPYFIQKL, encoded by the coding sequence ATGCAAAATAGAGAGTTTAGGGTGTTGGAAATACCGAAGTGGGGACGTTACTTACGTGGAAAGTGGCTTGAAAACTTTGCTAATCATCTTTCAAAGCAGGAGCAAAAGGAAATAGATATAGAATCGTTTTTATGGCACCTTTGTAGTTACGAAAAGGTTACATGTTTTGAAAGGGAAGATGCTATAAGGGCATTCGAAAGACAGATAAAGAACCGTTGTACAATCTTTTACCAATTCACGAATGAAGCATTCTTAGTTCAAAATGCTAAGAACCTAAAAATGAAAGATTTACCTTACGATGAATGGGATTGGAACTATACAGACATCTACGTGATGGATTGGGAAAACAAATGGACATTTGTCATCACACATGAAACTGATATAGGGTTGGGTCCTTATTTTATTCAAAAATTATAA
- a CDS encoding sigma-70 family RNA polymerase sigma factor, with translation MLNFEDVLTQYEPMISACIRQLNIYRDFDQFQQTGRVALWYAWKRFDKQKGDFTPFAYWSIRGAMMDEMKRENRFEQHHMPTEDEMLTNLIEVDDGGGNCGNRQLQNVIESLTEDDRKLLQWLFIEACSQAECAKRFGISVSGVKKRRQRVLQKVREMFVKVPVHE, from the coding sequence GTGTTGAATTTTGAAGACGTGTTAACTCAATATGAACCAATGATTTCGGCATGTATACGGCAATTGAATATCTATCGCGATTTTGACCAATTCCAGCAAACAGGTAGGGTAGCCCTCTGGTATGCATGGAAACGATTTGATAAGCAAAAAGGGGATTTCACACCATTCGCCTATTGGTCTATTCGCGGTGCAATGATGGATGAGATGAAAAGAGAAAATCGCTTTGAGCAACATCACATGCCTACTGAGGATGAAATGTTGACAAATTTGATTGAAGTGGATGATGGAGGGGGGAATTGCGGAAACAGACAGCTGCAAAACGTGATTGAATCGCTGACAGAAGATGATCGGAAATTGCTGCAATGGTTGTTTATCGAGGCATGCAGTCAGGCGGAATGTGCGAAGAGATTTGGCATTTCCGTGTCGGGTGTGAAGAAACGAAGGCAGCGGGTATTGCAGAAGGTACGGGAGATGTTTGTAAAGGTACCTGTGCATGAATGA
- a CDS encoding nucleotide sugar dehydrogenase gives MNRKIAVVGLGYVGLPVAVAFGKKHPVVGFDINENRIQTLKSGIDYTNEVEPADLQAAQIEFTTKGERLNETDFIIVSVPTPITAHNQPDLTPLLKASHTVGANIQKGTIVVFESTVFPGATEEACVPVLEKASGLVCGKDFFVGYSPERINPGDKVHTFTNITKVVSGQTAEVLDIVAEVYSSVVTAGVHKASSIKVAEAAKVIENTQRDVNIALMNELALIFDRIGIDTAEVLEAAGTKWNFLKFTPGLVGGHCIGVDPYYLTHKAEMVGHHPEVILAGRRINDEIGKYIARTLVKKLIKSNLPVQGARVTILGLTFKENVPDLRNSKVIDVIQELKEYGVDVQITDAQADNASALREYEVSLTNYNELLPAEAVVLAVPHDEYIQEGWPQFDKLLKHGKGIVVDIKSALDKEQKPEKIDLWRL, from the coding sequence ATGAATCGGAAAATTGCTGTAGTCGGATTAGGATATGTTGGATTACCTGTTGCTGTTGCTTTTGGGAAGAAACATCCTGTTGTTGGTTTCGATATTAATGAAAATCGTATCCAAACATTGAAATCAGGTATTGATTATACAAATGAAGTAGAACCAGCGGACTTACAAGCTGCTCAAATTGAATTCACTACCAAGGGAGAACGGTTAAATGAAACAGATTTTATTATTGTATCAGTACCCACCCCTATAACTGCTCATAACCAACCAGACTTGACACCATTATTAAAGGCGTCACACACTGTCGGTGCTAATATTCAAAAAGGAACTATTGTAGTATTTGAATCAACTGTATTTCCTGGTGCTACTGAGGAAGCTTGTGTTCCAGTATTAGAGAAAGCTTCGGGACTAGTTTGTGGTAAAGACTTTTTTGTAGGTTATTCACCTGAACGCATTAATCCGGGAGATAAAGTACATACATTTACCAATATTACAAAAGTTGTATCTGGACAAACAGCTGAAGTGTTGGATATTGTTGCAGAGGTTTATTCAAGTGTTGTTACTGCAGGTGTACATAAAGCAAGTTCTATTAAAGTGGCGGAGGCTGCAAAAGTGATTGAAAATACACAGCGTGACGTGAATATTGCATTAATGAACGAATTGGCTTTGATTTTTGACCGCATTGGGATTGATACAGCGGAAGTATTGGAAGCGGCAGGAACAAAATGGAACTTCCTCAAATTCACTCCTGGCTTAGTAGGAGGACATTGTATTGGTGTAGACCCCTATTATTTGACACATAAGGCAGAAATGGTAGGACATCACCCGGAGGTTATTTTGGCTGGACGCCGAATCAATGATGAAATTGGAAAATATATTGCAAGAACATTAGTTAAGAAGTTGATTAAGTCTAATTTACCAGTACAAGGAGCAAGAGTCACAATACTTGGATTAACGTTTAAAGAAAATGTTCCAGATCTACGAAATTCCAAAGTTATTGATGTAATCCAGGAATTGAAGGAATACGGCGTCGATGTTCAAATAACAGATGCACAGGCAGACAATGCTTCTGCATTGAGAGAGTACGAGGTATCTTTAACTAATTATAATGAACTATTGCCAGCAGAAGCAGTTGTTTTAGCAGTTCCACATGATGAGTACATTCAGGAAGGCTGGCCACAGTTTGATAAACTATTAAAACATGGTAAAGGGATAGTTGTAGATATTAAAAGTGCACTGGATAAAGAACAAAAGCCTGAGAAAATTGATTTATGGAGACTATAA
- a CDS encoding competence protein ComK, whose product MKDDSFLLDSRALALKPYFSEKYLSKIITTHGIYYSSLNPKELLDKACLRHYSSKAGRKEAARKLLKFNRKTPFLISDEVGVFPTKSSKHDDCIYIFSHFFQTEPIDSKNTLITFNNDISIKVSVSPYTVRQQKSRLHMLLSHVQLSKRQYIITPV is encoded by the coding sequence ATGAAAGATGATAGTTTTTTGTTAGATAGTCGGGCATTGGCTCTAAAACCTTATTTTTCTGAGAAGTACTTGTCCAAAATTATTACAACTCATGGCATCTACTACTCATCATTAAACCCTAAAGAACTGTTAGACAAGGCATGCCTGCGCCATTATTCTTCTAAGGCTGGCCGCAAGGAGGCGGCGAGGAAACTTCTAAAGTTCAATAGGAAGACACCGTTCTTAATCAGCGATGAGGTTGGCGTTTTTCCAACAAAATCTTCAAAACATGATGATTGCATCTACATCTTCAGTCATTTTTTCCAGACTGAACCGATAGATAGTAAGAACACATTAATTACTTTCAACAATGACATTTCCATCAAAGTATCGGTTTCACCATACACAGTCCGTCAGCAGAAGTCGCGTCTTCATATGCTACTCAGTCATGTACAGCTATCCAAACGCCAATACATAATCACCCCGGTTTAA
- a CDS encoding glycosyltransferase family 4 protein, with translation MERNGGNLKKILILANATKGLYLFRRELLDRLLMEGYEVYIASPKHEKMSYFKQKGFKCIEVKMNRRGKNPLTDLKLFMSYLNILKDLKPFLVLTYTIKPNIYGGIACRMLRIPYIANITGLGTSIENKGLLQLISLYLYKVGLKKAKCVFFQNDKNLEVFKEKKIVLDKARLIPGSGVNLEQFPLEDYPPDSGKIKFLFIGRMMKSKGINELLKVAEMVKKSYSNVDFNFIGSCEESYYQLLMEYERKGILKYHGSQNDVRPFIKDSHAIINPSHHEGMSNVLLESASMGRPVIASNIPGCIETFDERVSGIGFEAMNAESMHKAIIHFLEMPYGEKKLMGIAGREKMENQFDRSIIINAYLSEIDKV, from the coding sequence ATGGAAAGAAATGGTGGTAATTTGAAAAAAATCTTAATACTGGCTAATGCAACAAAAGGTCTATACCTTTTTAGAAGAGAGCTTTTAGATAGGCTATTGATGGAAGGTTATGAAGTTTATATTGCATCACCTAAACATGAGAAAATGTCTTATTTTAAACAAAAAGGATTTAAATGCATAGAGGTGAAAATGAATAGACGTGGGAAGAACCCATTAACTGATTTGAAACTATTCATGTCTTACCTTAATATTCTGAAAGACCTTAAACCATTTCTTGTATTGACATATACAATTAAACCAAATATATATGGTGGAATTGCTTGTAGAATGCTTAGAATACCATATATAGCAAATATAACAGGTTTAGGGACATCAATTGAAAACAAAGGATTATTACAATTAATTTCCTTATATCTTTATAAGGTTGGATTAAAAAAAGCAAAGTGTGTTTTTTTTCAGAACGACAAAAATTTAGAGGTTTTTAAAGAGAAAAAAATCGTTTTGGATAAGGCAAGATTAATTCCTGGCTCAGGAGTTAATTTAGAACAATTCCCTTTAGAGGATTACCCGCCAGATAGTGGAAAAATTAAGTTTCTTTTTATTGGTCGGATGATGAAGTCAAAAGGAATTAATGAATTATTGAAGGTTGCCGAAATGGTAAAGAAGAGTTATTCAAATGTTGATTTTAACTTTATTGGTAGCTGCGAGGAAAGTTATTACCAATTGTTAATGGAATATGAAAGGAAAGGTATATTAAAATACCACGGATCCCAAAATGATGTCCGTCCTTTCATAAAAGATAGTCATGCAATAATTAATCCATCACATCATGAAGGAATGTCCAACGTCTTATTGGAATCTGCATCAATGGGTCGACCTGTTATCGCTTCCAATATTCCTGGGTGTATAGAGACCTTTGACGAAAGAGTAAGTGGTATCGGGTTTGAAGCAATGAATGCGGAAAGTATGCATAAAGCTATTATTCATTTCTTGGAGATGCCTTACGGAGAAAAAAAACTGATGGGTATCGCAGGGCGTGAAAAGATGGAGAATCAATTTGATCGCAGTATTATAATAAATGCATATTTATCTGAAATAGATAAAGTTTAA
- a CDS encoding NADAR family protein, which translates to MSFRKTKEDFGGLSNMAAGFPIKINNVKIKSSEALYQALRFTEYPEIQSEIIAQNSPMTAKMKSKKYRQYSRQDWNDIRILIMRWCLRIKLIQNWESFGGLLVETIGRDIVEESVKDKFWGAIPIEDHTLVGVNALGRLLMELRDEMPNYLKSKELSPPKISNLKLFGNEIGCISFSITEMPFANDADVIQKKIENLTIFDIN; encoded by the coding sequence ATTTCCTTCAGGAAAACTAAGGAAGACTTTGGTGGATTATCCAATATGGCAGCTGGGTTTCCAATAAAAATAAACAATGTGAAAATCAAAAGTTCAGAAGCTTTATATCAGGCGCTTAGATTCACTGAGTATCCAGAAATTCAAAGCGAAATTATAGCTCAGAATAGTCCCATGACCGCTAAAATGAAGAGTAAAAAGTATAGGCAATATAGTAGGCAAGATTGGAATGATATAAGAATTTTAATAATGAGATGGTGTTTAAGAATAAAACTAATTCAGAATTGGGAAAGCTTTGGAGGGTTACTTGTCGAAACTATTGGCAGAGATATAGTTGAAGAGTCTGTAAAAGATAAATTTTGGGGTGCTATACCTATTGAAGACCATACATTAGTAGGTGTAAATGCACTTGGGAGACTTTTAATGGAACTTAGAGACGAAATGCCTAACTACCTAAAATCAAAAGAATTATCACCTCCTAAAATTTCAAATTTGAAGTTATTTGGAAATGAAATAGGGTGCATTTCTTTTAGTATTACAGAAATGCCATTTGCTAATGACGCTGACGTTATACAAAAAAAAATAGAAAATCTAACGATTTTTGATATTAATTAG
- a CDS encoding sugar transferase, which translates to MYRKFFKRAIDLVVSLMAIILLSPILLLVAFLVKTKLGSPILFKQERPGLNEKKFTMYKFRTMTNEKDKNGVLLSNEDRLTGFGRFLRSTSLDELPELINVIKGEMSLVGPRPLLVEYLSLYNKEQARRHNVKPGITGWAQINGRNAVSWNEKFDYDNWYVDNYNLFIDIKIIIVTLKKVFVREGIQYNSNGDTNKFKGNKI; encoded by the coding sequence TTGTATCGAAAGTTTTTCAAAAGAGCTATTGACTTGGTTGTCTCATTAATGGCAATCATTTTACTAAGCCCTATTCTATTATTGGTCGCTTTTTTAGTTAAAACTAAATTGGGTAGTCCTATATTGTTTAAACAGGAACGACCTGGATTGAATGAAAAGAAATTTACAATGTACAAGTTTCGAACAATGACAAATGAAAAGGACAAAAATGGTGTACTTCTTTCTAATGAGGATAGATTAACTGGTTTTGGAAGATTTTTAAGAAGCACAAGTCTGGATGAATTACCTGAACTAATCAATGTTATTAAAGGGGAAATGAGCTTGGTAGGTCCTAGACCGCTACTTGTTGAGTATTTAAGCCTTTATAATAAGGAGCAGGCAAGAAGGCATAATGTTAAACCAGGAATCACAGGGTGGGCGCAAATAAATGGTAGGAATGCTGTGTCATGGAATGAAAAGTTTGATTATGATAATTGGTATGTTGATAATTACAATCTTTTTATTGATATAAAAATTATTATAGTAACATTGAAAAAAGTATTTGTCAGGGAAGGTATTCAATATAATTCAAATGGTGACACAAATAAGTTTAAAGGAAACAAAATCTAA
- the istB gene encoding IS21-like element helper ATPase IstB: MKRNHMSVILTLFIILFLSACNTNTLAGNINDSGEEFSTYNIKLGDTKDMVVEKLGIPIEKKNKVLYGMELLVYEYNNISFGIYDDKVITIISTDEEFETKLGIGINSTYTQLEGIYPNGFLYLNRNYIVPFKDTTLIFTLGTLIGNNKRELVVTDIEYTKDSSLPEEYLLALLEVEVATREENQRQRRLKQAKFPVHKTLDMYDFSLMPSLNRNRFLTLAKGDFIEKKENIIFLGNSGTGKSHLSTGLGIELIQNGFNVKFITAAELVEELLMANEEHKRGAFEKKWLKYDVIIVDELGYVPFSRTGAELLFQFFSGRYERASVIITTNLEFSEWTTIFGDEKMTAALLDRLTHRSHIHLLNGESYRFRQSLRQANQGVEGARDVYDSGPSGSES; the protein is encoded by the coding sequence ATGAAAAGAAATCATATGTCAGTTATTTTAACTTTATTTATTATCCTTTTTTTAAGTGCATGCAATACAAATACTCTTGCAGGTAATATTAATGATAGTGGGGAGGAATTTTCGACGTATAATATAAAACTTGGAGATACCAAAGATATGGTAGTAGAGAAACTTGGTATACCGATAGAGAAGAAAAATAAAGTTCTGTATGGTATGGAATTGCTTGTTTACGAATACAATAATATTTCATTTGGCATATATGATGATAAAGTCATTACAATTATCTCCACAGACGAAGAATTTGAAACTAAATTAGGAATTGGGATAAATTCAACATATACGCAATTGGAAGGCATTTATCCAAATGGATTTCTTTATTTAAATCGAAATTACATAGTTCCATTTAAAGATACCACCCTTATCTTCACCTTAGGTACACTTATTGGCAATAACAAAAGAGAGCTTGTTGTAACAGACATAGAATATACCAAGGATTCCTCCTTACCCGAGGAGTATCTACTTGCATTATTGGAGGTAGAGGTGGCGACCAGAGAGGAAAATCAGCGACAACGACGCCTAAAACAGGCAAAGTTCCCTGTCCATAAGACATTGGATATGTATGATTTCAGCCTGATGCCAAGTCTTAATCGAAATCGGTTCCTGACATTGGCCAAAGGAGATTTCATCGAAAAGAAAGAGAATATAATTTTTCTTGGTAACAGTGGGACTGGGAAGTCTCATTTGTCAACTGGGCTGGGGATTGAACTTATTCAGAATGGTTTCAATGTCAAATTCATTACGGCAGCTGAACTGGTGGAAGAGCTTTTGATGGCTAACGAAGAACACAAACGAGGTGCTTTTGAGAAGAAGTGGCTCAAATATGATGTGATCATTGTGGATGAGTTAGGCTATGTCCCCTTTTCAAGAACCGGTGCGGAATTACTATTCCAGTTTTTCTCGGGACGTTATGAACGCGCGAGCGTCATCATTACCACCAATCTGGAATTCTCAGAATGGACTACAATCTTTGGAGATGAAAAAATGACAGCTGCGTTGCTTGATCGTTTAACACATCGATCTCACATCCACCTGTTAAATGGCGAATCTTATCGATTCAGACAAAGCCTCCGACAAGCAAATCAGGGGGTTGAAGGCGCGCGCGATGTTTATGATTCTGGCCCCTCGGGGTCAGAATCATAA
- a CDS encoding aminotransferase class I/II-fold pyridoxal phosphate-dependent enzyme, translating into MILMNARILLSPPHMSGNEQKYINEAFETNWIAPLGPNVNAFESELSNYVGSGGAAATSSGTAAIHLALELLGVGKGDTVFCSSLTFVASANPILYSGATPVFIDSEDETWNMSPIALARAMEVAQSRRQLPKAVIVVNLYGQSAKMDELMAICDRYEVPVIEDAAESLGSLYKGKQSGTFGQYGVYSFNGNKIITTSGGGMLVSDDLDGLARSRFLATQARDAAKHYQHSSVGYNYRMSNILAGVGRAQLEVLDERIEARRAVYERYVEALASIQGVEFMPELEGTYSNRWLTAMLLDPGKISVTPYELIDALEAENIEARPVWKPLHLQPLFEGCAFYAHAEDDVVSERLFASGICLPSGSSMTVEEQERVIGVVCGVLCGQGIV; encoded by the coding sequence ATGATTTTAATGAATGCACGAATCTTACTTTCCCCCCCACATATGAGTGGGAATGAACAGAAGTATATAAATGAGGCATTCGAAACGAATTGGATTGCACCGCTTGGACCGAATGTAAATGCATTTGAAAGTGAACTATCAAACTATGTTGGTAGTGGCGGAGCTGCAGCGACTTCTTCCGGTACAGCGGCAATTCACTTGGCTTTAGAATTGCTTGGAGTAGGTAAGGGGGATACTGTTTTCTGCTCAAGCTTAACATTTGTGGCAAGTGCCAATCCAATTCTATACTCGGGGGCTACCCCTGTCTTTATTGATTCCGAAGACGAAACATGGAATATGTCACCGATTGCATTAGCACGTGCCATGGAAGTGGCACAATCGAGGCGGCAATTGCCCAAAGCCGTCATTGTTGTGAATTTGTATGGCCAAAGTGCCAAGATGGATGAATTAATGGCAATTTGTGACCGATACGAAGTCCCAGTGATCGAGGATGCTGCAGAATCATTGGGATCGTTATATAAAGGGAAGCAGAGTGGAACGTTTGGCCAATATGGTGTTTATTCCTTCAATGGAAATAAGATCATAACAACTTCGGGTGGGGGAATGTTAGTATCGGATGACCTGGATGGATTGGCACGTTCCAGATTTTTAGCAACACAAGCCCGTGATGCAGCGAAACATTATCAGCATAGTTCGGTTGGTTATAACTATCGAATGAGTAATATACTTGCAGGTGTGGGCCGAGCGCAGCTTGAGGTGTTGGATGAGCGTATAGAGGCGAGACGTGCGGTGTATGAAAGATATGTGGAAGCTCTTGCAAGCATTCAAGGTGTTGAGTTTATGCCGGAGTTGGAAGGTACTTATTCTAATAGATGGTTGACTGCAATGTTATTGGATCCTGGAAAGATCAGTGTAACTCCTTATGAACTGATTGATGCCTTGGAAGCAGAAAACATTGAGGCGAGACCTGTTTGGAAGCCGTTGCATTTGCAGCCGCTGTTTGAAGGGTGTGCATTTTATGCGCATGCTGAGGATGATGTGGTTAGTGAGCGATTGTTTGCGAGTGGGATTTGTCTTCCTTCGGGATCGAGTATGACGGTCGAGGAGCAGGAGAGGGTTATTGGGGTTGTTTGTGGTGTTTTGTGTGGGCAGGGTATTGTTTGA
- a CDS encoding acetyltransferase: MKHIFVIGSGGFSKQVIEIVEEINSSSNRQKYLIKGIIDDDLKKKGKNVLGYEIVGDTDYLKKISSINEINAVIAIGNGQIRKRIADKLLNVNWVNLIHPKAVISKHGNIGIGNIVCAGAIINPMYSIGNHININIGCTVGHDVNLNDFSTLNPGCNISGNVNIEMVSMIGTGSCIIQGIRVGQYSIVGAGAVVIKDVDPFSLYVGVPATKVNK; encoded by the coding sequence ATGAAACATATTTTTGTAATAGGTAGCGGAGGATTCAGCAAACAGGTTATAGAGATAGTTGAAGAAATAAATAGCAGCTCGAATAGGCAAAAATATCTTATCAAAGGGATTATTGATGATGATTTAAAAAAGAAAGGGAAAAATGTATTAGGATATGAAATTGTAGGAGATACAGACTATTTAAAAAAGATCTCAAGTATTAATGAAATTAATGCAGTAATTGCTATCGGAAATGGCCAAATCAGGAAGAGGATTGCCGATAAATTACTAAATGTAAATTGGGTTAATTTAATTCATCCGAAAGCAGTTATTTCCAAGCACGGTAATATAGGTATAGGTAATATAGTATGTGCTGGTGCAATAATAAATCCAATGTATTCAATTGGTAATCATATCAATATTAACATCGGCTGCACAGTTGGACATGATGTGAATTTAAATGACTTTTCGACATTAAATCCAGGTTGTAATATTTCGGGAAATGTTAATATTGAAATGGTTTCAATGATTGGTACTGGAAGTTGCATTATTCAAGGGATTAGAGTTGGCCAATACTCGATTGTTGGGGCTGGTGCTGTTGTAATAAAGGATGTTGACCCCTTCAGCTTGTATGTGGGAGTCCCAGCTACAAAAGTAAATAAGTAA